In the genome of uncultured Pseudomonas sp., the window CAACTCATCGAGCAGGGTGCCGAGGATGGCGCAACCGGTCGCGCCCAGCGGGTGGCCCATGGCGATGGAGCCGCCGTTGACGTTGACCTTGTCTTCGCTGACGCCCATGTCCTTCATGAATTTCATCACCACCGAGGCAAACGCCTCGTTGACTTCGAACAGGTCGATGTCATCGACGTTCAGCCCGGCCTTGGCCAGCGCTTTGCGCGTCGCCGGCCCTGGGCCAGTAAGCATGATGGTCGGGTCGGTGCCAGTGACGGCGGTGGCGACAATCCGCGCACGCGGCTTGAGGCCCAGCTCGCGGCCCTTGGCTTCGGAGCCGATCAGCATCAGCGCCGAGCCGTCAACGATGCCTGAGCTGTTGCCTGGCGTGTGTACGTGGGTGATCTGCTCGACGTGGCTGTAAACCCGCAGCGCGGTGCCGTCGAAGCCCATCTGGCCCATCATCTCGAAGCTTGGCTTGAGCTTGCCCAGCCCTTCGAGGGTGGACTCGCCGCGAATAAATTCGTCGTGATCGAGCAGGACGATGCCGTTCTGGTCCGTCACCGGAATCAGTGATTTGCTGAACGAGCCGTCTTTGCTGGCGCGGGCAGCTTTCTGCTGCGAACGCAGGGCAAAGCTGTCGACGTCAGTGCGACTGAACCCTTCCAGAGTGGCGATAAGGTCGGCGCCGATACCCTGCGGGGTGAAGTGGGTGTGCATGTTGGTGGCCGGGTCCATCACCCAGGCGCCGCCATCCGACCCCATGGGGATGCGCGACATCGACTCGACGCCGCCGACCACCACCAAGTCTTCAAAACCGGAGCGCACCTTCATCGCCCCCAGGTTCACCGCCTCCAAACCCGAAGCGCAAAAACGGTTTAGCTGCACGCCCGACACGCTGACATCCCAATCGGCAACCATGGCCGCCGTCTTGGCAATATCCGCACCTTGATCGCCCACTGGCGTTACGCAGCCCAGCACGATGTCATCGACCTGGCTGGTATCGAGGTTGTTGCGCGTTTGCAGCGCCTTGAGCAGGCCGGCGGCCAGGTCAACAGGCTTGACACTGTGTAGCGCCCCATCCTTCTTACCCTTGCCGCGGGGCGTGCGCACTGCATCGAAAATAAATGCTTCGGTCATGGCGTCCTCAGACCTCCATTGGAGGGTGGCTGGCGGCGTAGGTCGAGCCCACGCCTGTTTTTTGTTTGCGTGGATCTACCATACGCCGCGCCAAGACAGGCTCAATGACCGAAATGCTCAGGGCTATTGACCACTCAGCTCAGACCAACGGTCAATCACTGGGTAAAAGTGCTTAAGCGTGTCTAGCTCAAGGCCCGCACGCCAACAACAAGGTAGGCGTCATAACTGCTTGAAACTAACCAGCGCGCCTTAGTAATCAAGGCGTCTATAGAAAGTCACGGCTCACCACTACAGTTGACTAAAGCCATCTGAATGCTGTGCAGAGCGGCTGCTGTAGGTGTCGTCGCCGGGTTTTGCCGGGACGGTTTGAATGACCCACATGAGGCGAGGCGTCGCGTCCGCATCACGCACAGGGCAGTGAGCCCCGCCGCTAAAAACAACAAGGCCAATCGCCATGCTCAATCCAATAAAAATGCGTCAGGCAGGCATGATCGTTTTTGCCACTACCGTAATCCTGATCCTTCCCAACCTGACCCGCTTGGTCAGCTAATCATCAGCGTTGCTGCCCTGCCCGCCACCGTGGAGTGCGCTGGCAGTGGCAGCACAAGCGCCACCCACACGAGAAGACCAGCGCCTGTGCTAGGGTTGCCGCAATCACCCCAGGGAGCCTGCCATGCGCCGCCTATTTGCCACCCTTAGCTTACTCATCTGCCTGCCGCTTATGGCCGGCGAAGTTGAACTCAACGCCGCCGTCACCGCCCTGCAATCGCCCGACACGCTGCTGATCGATGTCCGCACGGCTGAGGAGTTCGCCGACGGCGCTTTGCCAAACGCCGAGCGTATTGGTTACGAACAGATCGCCAGCCAAATCAGCGCCCTGGCCCCAGACAAAAACACGCCCATCGTTCTTTACTGCCGCAGCGGTCGCCGCTCCAGCATTGCCGAGGAAAGCCTGCGCACCATGGGCTACACCAACCTGATCAACGCCGGTGGCTATGACGAGCTGAAGGTCGCCCTGGAATCACAGGATTGAACACAGGCACGGCCCTGGTAGGAGCGGGCTGCCCGTGATTCGCGATCAAAAAAACATCGCGACCAAGGCCGCTCGTACGCTCTCCGCAGACCCGTAGGTAAATTGCGCAGCGCGACACCCATCAAATTGCCGCGTGAATGGTTAAAGCGTCAGCCACCTACTGCTTCATCAAGCCTCTGCGCGACTCAGAGCCCGGCCAATTGCAGCCAGTGCCGATAGAAGCCCTCAGCCACATGATTGAGCTCAGTGATTTTGCTTGGCAGGTCGTCGAGCATCTGTGCCCGGCTCTGCTGGCTCGGCTGGGTTTCGTCCAACAGGTGGTGCCAGTCACCTAGCCACTGGCGCACCAGGGCTTCGTGCATCTCTGGATGGCCTTGCAAGGCCAGTATCTTGTCACCCCAAGAGAAGGCCTGATTGCTGCACCAAGGGCTGCTCAGCAACGCTTGCGCGCCGGCCGGGATGGCGAAGCTGTCGCCATGCCACTGAAACATCGGAAAGCTCTCGGGCAAATGCGCCAGCCAGGGGCTTGGTGCCGCCTGATCAATACGCCTAAGCGGTTGCCAGCCACTTTCGGTAAAGGGCATGCGGCTGATCTCAGCGCCCAGCGCCTTAGCCAGCAACTGGCCGCCCAGGCAGTGGCCGATCAGCGGAATATCACGGCGAATAAGGTACTGCAGCGCAGCCACTTCCGTCTCGATCCAGGACAACGGATCATTCAGGCTCATTGGCCCGCCCATGATGGCTACAGCCTTGGGGCGGTCGAGGTCGATGCCATTCAGCTCGCCGAGGTCGGCGCGTAGCACCGTAAAGGCATGGCCCGCTTGCGCCAGCACGTTGCCGAGATGGGCCGGCGGGCAGTAATCAATATGGGTAAAAATCAGAATGTCAGTCATGCGCCAAGTCTGAAGCAAAGCGCAGGCTGAGGTCGAGAGCGGGTTGTCTTGGGATGCCAGTAAGCGCGGTTTGCATGACACCGACCAGCTTAACGCTGGCCGGTGTGAGGGTTTCAGGGCTGCCTGACCTCCTGGGTTACGCCCCACCCGTCCAGCTTGCCGCCAAGAGGTATCACGACTGACTCCAGGTCATGCTCAAAGTCGTCGATACCGCCGCAGGTGGCAAACATCACTTTACTGACTTGCAGGTGCCATACACCGTCATCACGCTCGGTTACCAGGGCGTGTAAAGACTCACCACGAAAGTTACGGGTGGCCTGACGGGCTCGCGCCTCATCCGGAAAAAGGGCGTAGAACTCGATGGGATGGAAACTGGCAAAGTCGAAGCCACCTTCCTTCATCCGCCGCAAAACCCCATTACTGAGATCGTCGTGCAAGGCTGTGCTCATGAAGTGATCTCCTCAGGCGATGGATAAATTTACAGGACGCTAAAGAACCAACTCGATGTCGATACTGCAGTGCGAGAACCTGTTAAACGCTTTCCCATTGCTACCGCTTGAGCTTCAGCGATGTCGCGGCACCAGTGGCAGTGCCGCCCGAGAATCAAGCGTTGAAGCCGCTTGATGTGTCATAAGCCAGACCTGAATCCAAGGCTGGCCAACGCAGGCTTGCTCAGAGTGAACAAGTCAGACGCGTTATTTGCAGACTAGCCCTATCGCGCGGCGTTTGCCCAGCGAAACTTGTAAGCGCGTATGCATCACCGGCTTTATCGCCACCTGCGTGAACCTTCACTCGCGCCCCAACCAGGCCATAATGCGCCGCGTCAGCCAGGCAGGGGTTAACTGTCCCGACCAATACAACAACTTAAACTGCAGGCTGATCGGCCGGTGCACCTGGTTACGCTGCGCTTGCAGCCAAACGGCCTGCGCCACTGCATCGGCCTCCAGCTTGACGCCCAAACGGCGCAGTACGGGGGCCTGGAAGCGCTGGTTGTTGAGCATCGGTGTGCTGACAAACGGCGGCATCAGGTCGCCAACACGAATACCGTGCTTGGCCCATTCCAGATCCAGCGCTTCAGTCAGCCCGCGCACGGCGAACTTGGAGGCCGAATAACTGGCCAAATGCGGCACGCCATACAGCCCGGAGGCCGAGCCCATATTGATCACCTGGGCCTGTGGCGTGGCTTTTAGGTAGGCAAACGCTGCATGGGTCATGTTGAGCGTGCCCTGCACATTGATCTGCAGAATGCGCGCATGTTCGCTCAACGCGATTGCCTCAAAGTGACCGCACTGCAGAACACCGGCACTGTTAAACAGCAGGCGCAACTGGCCACCCTGCAGGGCGCAGAAGTCTGCCAGGACGACCTTGACCGCCGCCGCATCGGTCACATCCAGCTGGGCATGCCAGGCATTGCCCAGCTCGGCGGCAAGCGTGGCCAGGGCCTGCGGGTTAATGTCCAGTAAACCCACCTGCCAGCCCTGCCGATGAAACAGCCGCGCCGTTGCTGCGCCAATGCCAGAGGCCGCACCAGTAATCAGGATATTGTTCATCAGCACCCCCGTGCGCGCAAAAAGCTCACCACTTCGGCCAGGGCGAAATCCGCAGCGTTGAGCATGCCGGCGTGCGCTTGAAACACGTGCCACAGGTTCGGGTAGCGCTGCAGTTGCACATCCACACCGGCGGCCTGGGCCTTGTCGGCAAAACGCAGGCTGTCATTGCGCAAAATTTCGTCTTCACCCACCTGAATCAGCAGCGGCGCCAGGCCGTGCAGTTCGGCAAACTGCGGCGATAAGCCGGGATCGTCATGCGCTACGTCGGCCGGGCAATACAACGCCAGCGCCTGCTCGATCCACTTAGGGTGAATCAGCGGGTCACCGGCTGACGGCTCATGCAGCTGGGTGCAGGTGAAGTCGGTAACGGGGGAAAAACACACCAGCGCCGCCGGTTGCTCCTGGCCCAAGTCGCGCAGGCGCAAGCTGGTAATCAGGCTCAGGTTGCCGCCGGCCGAGTCGCCACCGATGACGATTTGCGACGGTGGGTAACCCAGCTCGATCAACCCTTGGAATGCGGCCAGTGCATCATCACGAGCGGCTGGGTATGGGTGCTCTGGCGCCAGGCGGTAATCCAGGGCGCAGACATCCATTTGCCCGCGTTTGGCCAGGTGGGCACAAATGGCCCGGTGGGTATTCGCCCCGCCAATCAGGTAAGCGCCGCCGTGCAGGTACAACAGCACGCTGCCGCGACCACTCGGCGGCTTATGCCACTCGCAGGACCGCCCGCCCAGGGTGCCGGCGCTGCGACTGATACCGCGCGGCGCTGGACTGACGGCGGTGAGCATACGCAGCACCGCGCGCTGGCCGGCAATCGGCATAGGGGGGCGCACCAGGCCGCGGAACATCAGGCGCAAACTGCCGCGCAACACGCCGCGCAACAGCGCCTGATCGGCCGCTGGCGCGGTAAATTCAACGGGTACAGTCATAATCACTCAACTCCGGTGCGCGGGTTTGTTGGCGGTAGGTGAAGGTATAACCCGGCCAATTATTCGTACTTTTGCCGGAAGCCGTCTTGTACCAGCTTGAACAGCCTTGCTCCCAGATCGTGCGGTGCGAGCGGGCCTGAATGCGCTGATTGAAGCGCTGCTGCACCGCGGCCTTGATGTCTAGGTAGCGTACGTCCTGCTCGCGCAGCATCTCGATGCAACCGAGCACGTAACGGAACTGGCTTTCCAGCATGTAGATGATCGAGTTGTGCCCCAGGTTGGTATTGGGGCCATAGAGGATAAATAGATTGGGAAAGCCGCTGACGCTGATGCCTTTGTAGGCTTCGGCGCCGTCGCGCCAAACTTGGTCTAACTCCACCCCATCAAGCCCAGTAATCTGCATCGGTGCGAGAAAGTCCGTGGCGGCGAAGCCGGTGCCGTAGATCAGCACATCGCAGGGATGCTCGCGGCCATCGGCGGTGACGATAGCGTTTTCAGTGACGGCGCTGATGGCCTCACTCACCACCGTGACATTGGCCTGCGCCAAGGCTGGAAAGTAGTCATTGCTGATCAGGATGCGCTTGCAGCCCATGGGGTAGTCCGGTTGCAGCTGGCTGCGCAGTTGCGGGTCGCTAACGTGCTGACGCAAGTGCCGCTCGAAGCTGAAGCGGAACAGCTTCATCAGCCACGGCAGGCTAATAAACGCCAGACCGCGCATCTCGAACTGCAGGTATTTGAGGCCCCGGTCAATCTTCTGCAACCAGGGCAGCCGGCGCATGACTGCCAGCTCACAGGGCTTGTAAGCACGGTCTGGCTTGGCCAATACATAGGCCGGTGAGCGCTGGAATAGCCTGAGTTGAGCAACCTGCGGCTGGATTTTCGGGACAAACTGAATCGCTGAAGCGCCGCTGCCGATCACCGCCACGCGCTTATCGGACAGGTCGACGTCATGCCGCCAGCGCGCCGAGTGAAACGCCTCGCCGGCAAAACGCTCAATACCCGGCAACGCTGGGTAAGCCGGCTGGTTAAGCTGGCCGCAAGCGCTGATCAACACCTGCGTACTGAGTTCCTCACCACTGCTCAGGGTCACTCGCCACAGCGCCGCGTCCGCATCAAACAGCGCTTTTGCCACCTCGGCATTGCAGCGGATGCGCGAGCGCAGCTGGTACTTGGCCACGCAGTGCAGCATGTAGCCGTGGATTTCCGCCTGCGGGGCGAACTTGCGGCTCCAGTCGGGTTTCGGCTCAAAAGAGAACGAATACAGGTGTGACGGTACATCACAGGCCGCTCCGGGGTAGCTGTTGTCACGCCAGGTTCCGCCCACTTCTGCGGCTTTTTCCAGCAGCAAAAAATCCTTGATTCCGGCCTTCTGTAGCTGAATCGCCATGCCCAGGCCGCCGAAGCCGCTGCCGATAATCAGCACGCGTAACGTGGCCTGATGTTGGGAGTTGTTATGCATTGTTAGATCCCCAGTCGCTGTCAGTAGCGCTAGCTGGATGCTACTTGCCAGGCGGCTGATGAGTTATGGCATAGTCGGCCAATGGTTTGTGACTTTCGGACAACCGCCGCGGACAACCTATGCCAACCAACGCCGTGCCCTTACCCAAACGCAGCATCACCAGCGCCCAATTGCTCACTCAACTGGGTCTCGACCATGGCCTGAGTATTGAGCGCTGCCTGCACGACACCGGCCTCAGCCCGCTGCAACTGGCCGAACTGCACAGCGAAATCGAAGGCGCACAGGAACTGCAGCTGATCCGCAACCTGATCGACGCCCTGCCCGAGCAGCACGACCTGGGCTTGCAAGCCGGCCTGCGCTATCAGCTGACCACCTACGGCATCTGGGGTTACGCCCTGCTCAGCAGCCAGACCTTCCGCCAAGCTGCCGAATTGGGCCTGCGTTACCTGGACCTGACCTTTGCCTTTAACCGCATCACCTTGAGTGAGGACGCCAGCCACGCCCACCTGCAGCTGGATGGCAGCCATTTACCGGATACGCTGCACGACTTTCTCCTGCTGCGTGACGCCGTGGCAGTGATGGTGATTCAGCGTGAGTTAACGGGCACTAAGATGCCCCTGAGCAGCGTGCAGTTAAGTGTGCCTGCGCCCACTAATCCGGCGCGTTTTATCCAACAGTTCGGCTTGTTGCCGGAGTTCGCCTGCACGCAGAACCGCATCAGTTTCCCCCGCCACCTGCTCGACCTGCCCCTGCCGCGCGCCAATCCACACAGCGTTCAGCTCTGCGAACTGCAGTGCCAAGCCTTATTGGCCAAACGCCAAGTGCGCAGTGGCTTGGCTGGGCACATTCGTGACCGTTTGCTAAGCACGCCAGGGCGGCTGGCGGATATGCAAGTGATAGCCGGCGAGCTGAACATCAGCAGCCGTACCCTGCGCCGGCGTCTGCAGGAGCAAGGCAGCAGTTTTCGCCAACTGCAGGAAGAAGTGCGCCAGGCGCTGGCCGAGGAACTGCTGGCGATTGCCAGCCTGAGCCAGGAGGAGATTGCCGAGCGCTTGGGCTACAGCGAGGTGTCGAACTTCCTGCATGCCTTCAAACGCTGGAAAGGCCAGACCCCAGGGCAATACCGGCAGGCCCTTACCGCGACTGTTTGAAAGTCAGTTGCGCGCTGACAGCCCGGCGGCGCTGCGGTTATTGTGCAGGCATGGCCAACTTGAAACCCGCCCCCATACTCCTGACCTACCAAGCCCCTTGGGATTGGCAGCAATTTCATGCCCACTTCGCCCTACGCGCACTCGCCGGCGTCGAGTGTTTACGCCCCGACAGCTACGCCCGCAGCGTGCAACTCGATGGCCAGAACGGCTGGCTGTGCGTGCAGCCGCTGAGTGCTCAGCACGCACTGCAACTGCACTACAGCGCCTCACTGCAACCCAGCCTGCCGACACTGGCCGCGCGGGTGCGCAAGATGTTCGACCTGGATTGCCAGCCGCAGCAGATCAGCGCGCACTTTGCCGGTGACCCGCTGCTCGGTCCACTACGCGCCCGCAATCCGGGGCTGCGCCTGCCGACCGCCTTTGATCCGTTCGAGCAGGCAGTGCGGGCTATCGTCGGCCAACAGGTCACCGTCAAGGCGGCGGTGACCATTACTGGTCGCCTGGTCACGCGCTTGGGTGAGCCGTTGCAGTTTGCCGATGCGCCGGAGATTCAGCGCCTGTTTCCCAGCCCAAGCGCCATCGCCGAAGCCAATCTGGATGGCATCGGCATGCCCGGCAAGCGTGTGCAGACCTTGCAGCATTTCGCCGCGCAGGTGGCCAGCGGTGCTTTACGTCTGGAGCTGCAGGCAGGCTACGCAGCCTTTATCGAACAACTCTGCGCCCTGCCCGGCATCGGCCCCTGGACCGCCGAATATATTGCGCTGCGCGCTTTTGGCGAAGCTGACGCCTTTCCTGCCAGCGACCTGGGCCTGCTCAAAGCGCCGGTGTGGGGCTCCGAAGGCATCGACGCCAAACAACTCAGGGCGCGGGCCGAAGCCTGGCGACCCTGGCGCGCCTATGCCGCAGCGCACTTGTGGCACAACTACGCCGAGGACTGAAGCGATGCGCTACTGCTACCACGACAGCCCTATTGGCCGCCTGCTACTGGCCGCGGATGAAAGCGGCTTGCAGCAACTGCTGATGGACATTGACAGCAAACCCTGGCGAATCGGTGAGCACTGGCGCAGCGCTACAGATGAGCTGGATGAGGCGTGCAAACAACTGGATGAGTATTTTGCCGGCAGTCGGCAGCGTTTCGAGTTGCGCTTAGCACCGCAAGGCACGGTGTTTCAGCAAGCGGTATGGCAAGCGCTGCAGCGTATTCCGTACGGCCAAACCAGCAGCTACAGCGCCTTGGCTGCAGCGATTGAGCGACCCAAGGCGGTACGCGCGGTGGGCGCGGCCAATGGTGCCAACCCGATTGCCATCATCATCCCCTGCCACCGGGTGATCGGCCGCGATGGCAGCCTTACCGGTTATGCCGGCGGCCTGCCGCGCAAAGCACTGCTGCTGGAACTGGAGGGGGTGCCGCTAGCGGCACAAACGCTGCTGAGCTTTTAACCCAGCAGCCTGGGTTAGGGCGCTAGAACTTAATCGTGCCGCGCGGGCCCATCAGCGCCCAGATGATCAAGCCGAGCACCGGCAGCAAGACGATCAGTAAGATCCACAGCACCTTGATGCCGGATTCGGCGCTGCTTTTGATCACGCTGAGAATCGCCCAGATATTCAGCGCCAGGATGACCAAACCCAGTAAACCGTTAAACATTGAACCCATACGATGTCGCTCCTTTGCGATGGTTTCGCTCAGTTAGGATAGACGCTCAGGCGCAGAGTTCAGCGAAAGGGTCAATCAACAGTCATCCAAGCCGGCAAAGGCCGCAGCGAAATCACCGGCAACGCTCACCAGGGCCGGCACCTGGGGACTGTCGAACACCCGCAGCACGGCAAAACGTGGATGCTCGCCTGCATCGAACCAATGCGCAGTGCCGGCGGGCAATAGCACGAGGTCATTCTTCTCGCACAACAGGCTGTAAACGTACTCACCGATATGCAGCGCCAGCACACCACGGCCGGCCAAGTAGTAGTGCAGGTGTGCTGACGGGCAAAGCTGTTCCTGGCGCAGGGCACGGGCCAACTCACTGCCTTCACCGCGCTCATCACACAGGCTCAGGACCTCAGCAGCGGCATAGCCATGCGTGCTCATCAGCTGATCGATCTGCACGCGACTGGCCGCGATCACTTCAGCACTGGCAGTACCGGCAATCACCGGCTGCTGCACGGCTACCTGGCTGAACTGCACCCCAACGGCTGCCAGGGTACTGGCAATGTCTTCGACATGGCTCAGCAGCTTGTTGGGATGCTCAGGCGAGGACTGGTGGTAGACGGTTAGGCAGCTCATGGTCAGGGCTCTCGTACGATCAGAAATGGCTCAATTCAAGCCTTAAAATTCAACAAATAAGGGCTACGGCCGCTCATCGCGCATATAGCGTGCGGTTATTACTGCCGCGGCCAGTGCAATCAAACTGGCAATGGCAAAGGTCCAGGCCGCACCGAGGCTGTGCCAACTGTAACCGGAGTACAGGGCACCCAACGCCCCGCCCACGCCGGCCAGCGCGGCATATAACGCCTGGCCCTGGCCTTGCTGTCGGTCGGCAAAGCTGCGCTGGACAAAATGCATGGCCGCCGCATGGAAGGCACCAAAGGTGGCTGCATGCATCAGTTGGGCAAACAGCAGCACCGGCAGATGCCCGGCCAGGTTGCCCAGCAGCAACCAGCGCAGCGCGGTGATCAGAAAACTCGCCAGCAGCACCGTACGCAGGGAATAGCGCGCCAGCAACCGGGCCATGAG includes:
- a CDS encoding acetyl-CoA C-acetyltransferase; amino-acid sequence: MTEAFIFDAVRTPRGKGKKDGALHSVKPVDLAAGLLKALQTRNNLDTSQVDDIVLGCVTPVGDQGADIAKTAAMVADWDVSVSGVQLNRFCASGLEAVNLGAMKVRSGFEDLVVVGGVESMSRIPMGSDGGAWVMDPATNMHTHFTPQGIGADLIATLEGFSRTDVDSFALRSQQKAARASKDGSFSKSLIPVTDQNGIVLLDHDEFIRGESTLEGLGKLKPSFEMMGQMGFDGTALRVYSHVEQITHVHTPGNSSGIVDGSALMLIGSEAKGRELGLKPRARIVATAVTGTDPTIMLTGPGPATRKALAKAGLNVDDIDLFEVNEAFASVVMKFMKDMGVSEDKVNVNGGSIAMGHPLGATGCAILGTLLDELEARQLRYGLATLCVGGGMGIATIIERI
- a CDS encoding rhodanese-like domain-containing protein; translated protein: MRRLFATLSLLICLPLMAGEVELNAAVTALQSPDTLLIDVRTAEEFADGALPNAERIGYEQIASQISALAPDKNTPIVLYCRSGRRSSIAEESLRTMGYTNLINAGGYDELKVALESQD
- a CDS encoding type 1 glutamine amidotransferase, which encodes MTDILIFTHIDYCPPAHLGNVLAQAGHAFTVLRADLGELNGIDLDRPKAVAIMGGPMSLNDPLSWIETEVAALQYLIRRDIPLIGHCLGGQLLAKALGAEISRMPFTESGWQPLRRIDQAAPSPWLAHLPESFPMFQWHGDSFAIPAGAQALLSSPWCSNQAFSWGDKILALQGHPEMHEALVRQWLGDWHHLLDETQPSQQSRAQMLDDLPSKITELNHVAEGFYRHWLQLAGL
- a CDS encoding ribonuclease E inhibitor RraB, which encodes MSTALHDDLSNGVLRRMKEGGFDFASFHPIEFYALFPDEARARQATRNFRGESLHALVTERDDGVWHLQVSKVMFATCGGIDDFEHDLESVVIPLGGKLDGWGVTQEVRQP
- a CDS encoding SDR family oxidoreductase; this translates as MNNILITGAASGIGAATARLFHRQGWQVGLLDINPQALATLAAELGNAWHAQLDVTDAAAVKVVLADFCALQGGQLRLLFNSAGVLQCGHFEAIALSEHARILQINVQGTLNMTHAAFAYLKATPQAQVINMGSASGLYGVPHLASYSASKFAVRGLTEALDLEWAKHGIRVGDLMPPFVSTPMLNNQRFQAPVLRRLGVKLEADAVAQAVWLQAQRNQVHRPISLQFKLLYWSGQLTPAWLTRRIMAWLGRE
- a CDS encoding alpha/beta hydrolase yields the protein MTVPVEFTAPAADQALLRGVLRGSLRLMFRGLVRPPMPIAGQRAVLRMLTAVSPAPRGISRSAGTLGGRSCEWHKPPSGRGSVLLYLHGGAYLIGGANTHRAICAHLAKRGQMDVCALDYRLAPEHPYPAARDDALAAFQGLIELGYPPSQIVIGGDSAGGNLSLITSLRLRDLGQEQPAALVCFSPVTDFTCTQLHEPSAGDPLIHPKWIEQALALYCPADVAHDDPGLSPQFAELHGLAPLLIQVGEDEILRNDSLRFADKAQAAGVDVQLQRYPNLWHVFQAHAGMLNAADFALAEVVSFLRARGC
- a CDS encoding NAD(P)/FAD-dependent oxidoreductase; this encodes MHNNSQHQATLRVLIIGSGFGGLGMAIQLQKAGIKDFLLLEKAAEVGGTWRDNSYPGAACDVPSHLYSFSFEPKPDWSRKFAPQAEIHGYMLHCVAKYQLRSRIRCNAEVAKALFDADAALWRVTLSSGEELSTQVLISACGQLNQPAYPALPGIERFAGEAFHSARWRHDVDLSDKRVAVIGSGASAIQFVPKIQPQVAQLRLFQRSPAYVLAKPDRAYKPCELAVMRRLPWLQKIDRGLKYLQFEMRGLAFISLPWLMKLFRFSFERHLRQHVSDPQLRSQLQPDYPMGCKRILISNDYFPALAQANVTVVSEAISAVTENAIVTADGREHPCDVLIYGTGFAATDFLAPMQITGLDGVELDQVWRDGAEAYKGISVSGFPNLFILYGPNTNLGHNSIIYMLESQFRYVLGCIEMLREQDVRYLDIKAAVQQRFNQRIQARSHRTIWEQGCSSWYKTASGKSTNNWPGYTFTYRQQTRAPELSDYDCTR
- a CDS encoding AraC family transcriptional regulator, translated to MPTNAVPLPKRSITSAQLLTQLGLDHGLSIERCLHDTGLSPLQLAELHSEIEGAQELQLIRNLIDALPEQHDLGLQAGLRYQLTTYGIWGYALLSSQTFRQAAELGLRYLDLTFAFNRITLSEDASHAHLQLDGSHLPDTLHDFLLLRDAVAVMVIQRELTGTKMPLSSVQLSVPAPTNPARFIQQFGLLPEFACTQNRISFPRHLLDLPLPRANPHSVQLCELQCQALLAKRQVRSGLAGHIRDRLLSTPGRLADMQVIAGELNISSRTLRRRLQEQGSSFRQLQEEVRQALAEELLAIASLSQEEIAERLGYSEVSNFLHAFKRWKGQTPGQYRQALTATV
- a CDS encoding DNA-3-methyladenine glycosylase, which translates into the protein MANLKPAPILLTYQAPWDWQQFHAHFALRALAGVECLRPDSYARSVQLDGQNGWLCVQPLSAQHALQLHYSASLQPSLPTLAARVRKMFDLDCQPQQISAHFAGDPLLGPLRARNPGLRLPTAFDPFEQAVRAIVGQQVTVKAAVTITGRLVTRLGEPLQFADAPEIQRLFPSPSAIAEANLDGIGMPGKRVQTLQHFAAQVASGALRLELQAGYAAFIEQLCALPGIGPWTAEYIALRAFGEADAFPASDLGLLKAPVWGSEGIDAKQLRARAEAWRPWRAYAAAHLWHNYAED
- a CDS encoding methylated-DNA--[protein]-cysteine S-methyltransferase — translated: MRYCYHDSPIGRLLLAADESGLQQLLMDIDSKPWRIGEHWRSATDELDEACKQLDEYFAGSRQRFELRLAPQGTVFQQAVWQALQRIPYGQTSSYSALAAAIERPKAVRAVGAANGANPIAIIIPCHRVIGRDGSLTGYAGGLPRKALLLELEGVPLAAQTLLSF
- a CDS encoding PLDc N-terminal domain-containing protein, whose protein sequence is MGSMFNGLLGLVILALNIWAILSVIKSSAESGIKVLWILLIVLLPVLGLIIWALMGPRGTIKF
- a CDS encoding acireductone dioxygenase, whose protein sequence is MSCLTVYHQSSPEHPNKLLSHVEDIASTLAAVGVQFSQVAVQQPVIAGTASAEVIAASRVQIDQLMSTHGYAAAEVLSLCDERGEGSELARALRQEQLCPSAHLHYYLAGRGVLALHIGEYVYSLLCEKNDLVLLPAGTAHWFDAGEHPRFAVLRVFDSPQVPALVSVAGDFAAAFAGLDDC